A genomic window from Pseudomonas alcaligenes includes:
- the hutG gene encoding formimidoylglutamase, with product MQADRLSMACWSGRIDPEPDSPRWHQRIRALSEDSQPGLALLGFACDEGVRRNHGRAGAAGGPQALRKALANLAWHRQAPAYDAGDVACEDGDLEGAQARLGRNVCALLDAGHLPIVLGGGHEVAFGSWSGLAEHLSGTPSPKIGIVNFDAHFDLRDPAHVHSSGTPFAQIAEASAARGWPFRYACLGVSRASNTRALFARAAELGVLVREDREIRESTLDAIGAELDAFAAGCDALYLTFDIDVLPACEAPGVSAPAARGVRLELLEPLIERLKASGKLRLVDFAELNPEHDIDSRTAKAAARLIHLLSL from the coding sequence ATGCAAGCTGACCGCCTTTCCATGGCCTGCTGGAGCGGGCGCATCGACCCCGAGCCGGACAGCCCGCGCTGGCACCAGCGCATTCGCGCGCTGAGCGAAGACAGCCAGCCGGGCCTGGCCCTGCTCGGCTTCGCCTGCGACGAGGGCGTGCGCCGCAACCACGGCCGCGCCGGCGCCGCCGGCGGACCGCAGGCCCTGCGCAAGGCCCTGGCCAACCTGGCCTGGCATCGCCAGGCGCCGGCCTATGACGCCGGCGACGTGGCCTGCGAAGACGGCGACCTGGAAGGCGCGCAGGCGCGCCTGGGGCGCAACGTCTGCGCGCTGCTGGATGCCGGCCACTTGCCCATCGTCCTCGGTGGCGGCCACGAGGTGGCCTTCGGCAGCTGGTCGGGCCTGGCCGAGCATCTCTCCGGCACTCCGTCCCCAAAGATCGGCATCGTCAATTTCGACGCCCATTTCGATCTGCGCGACCCGGCCCATGTGCATTCCTCCGGCACCCCCTTCGCCCAGATCGCCGAGGCCAGCGCCGCGCGCGGCTGGCCGTTCCGCTATGCCTGCCTCGGCGTCAGCCGTGCCAGCAATACCCGCGCGCTGTTCGCCCGCGCCGCCGAGCTGGGCGTACTGGTGCGCGAGGACCGCGAGATCCGCGAGTCGACCCTGGACGCCATCGGCGCCGAGCTGGACGCCTTCGCCGCCGGCTGCGACGCCCTCTACCTGACCTTCGACATCGACGTGCTGCCGGCCTGCGAGGCCCCCGGGGTCAGCGCCCCGGCCGCCCGCGGGGTGCGCCTGGAGCTGCTGGAACCCTTGATCGAACGGCTCAAGGCCAGCGGCAAGCTGCGCCTGGTCGACTTCGCCGAGCTCAACCCCGAACACGACATCGATAGCCGCACCGCCAAGGCGGCGGCGCGCCTCATCCACCTGCTCAGCCTCTGA